The following are encoded together in the Platichthys flesus chromosome 9, fPlaFle2.1, whole genome shotgun sequence genome:
- the im:7152348 gene encoding E3 ubiquitin-protein ligase RNF186 translates to MVLCEDGECSVCLSAYSRADRVPRVLHCRHTFCELCLETMSQARSGLLTVACPLCRRVTCIGRGLSLQEALWVNSRLWEQIEETEEEVEEEEDGLRQEAEGERIEAKQEPLLQAECISSSSMRAKLKLPAFFKKFCLTKQHRERIVPGSNVEMKSWRRLSTEETL, encoded by the exons ATGGTTCTGTGCGAGGATGGCGAGTGCAGCGTCTGCCTCTCGGCGTACTCGCGGGCAGACAGGGTCCCCCGGGTGCTCCACTGCAGGCACACCTTCTGCGAGCTGTGCCTGGAGACGATGTCACAGGCCAGGAGCGGCCTGCTGACCGTGGCCTGCCCTCTGTGTCGCCGGGTGACCTGCATAGGCCGCGGCCTCAGCCTGCAGGAAGCTCTGTGGGTCAACAGCAGGCTGTGGGAGCAGatagaggagacagaggaggaagtggaggaggaagaggacggcCTGAGGCAGGAAGCTGAGGGGGAGCGGATAGAGGCCAAACAAGAACCCTTGTTACAAGCAGAATG CATTTCCTCGAGCTCCATGAGAGCAAAGCTGAAATTACCGGCATTCTTCAAGAAGTTCTGTTTGAcgaagcagcacagagagaggatCGTACCCGGCAGCAACGT GGAAATGAAATCCTGGCGCAGACTGTCAACTGAAGAGACACTTTAA